In one window of Paraflavitalea soli DNA:
- a CDS encoding cupin domain-containing protein has translation MNKVNLAEKFSTFKEHWSPKIAGELNGQHVKLVKFQGPFTWHHHEQEDEMFLVVKGSFIMEFRDKNVTLNEGEFIIVPRGVEHRPNAPEEVEVLLFEPAGTLNTGNVDNEFTRKELKTI, from the coding sequence ATGAATAAAGTAAACCTCGCTGAGAAATTCTCCACTTTCAAAGAACACTGGAGCCCTAAAATAGCCGGAGAACTGAATGGGCAGCATGTAAAACTGGTCAAATTTCAGGGGCCTTTTACCTGGCACCACCATGAGCAGGAAGATGAAATGTTCCTGGTAGTAAAAGGCAGCTTTATCATGGAGTTCCGCGATAAAAATGTAACACTCAATGAAGGGGAATTCATTATTGTGCCCCGTGGCGTAGAGCATCGTCCCAATGCACCCGAAGAAGTGGAAGTGTTGTTGTTTGAACCTGCAGGCACCCTCAATACCGGCAATGTGGACAATGAATTCACCAGGAAAGAATTGAAGACCATCTAG
- a CDS encoding M14 family metallopeptidase, with product MKLNISFILFTCALTVTAVTVQAQQPNQVFKGAGSPVNPKVAMSWNRYNDHAGITDICKKIAAAHPDLCKLESIGKSYQGRDLWCLTISDFKNGGDVSRKPAMYIDGNIHSNEVQGSEFALYTAWYLTESFGDTKYIQELLADKTFYIVPTINPDARDNFFHEANNASSPRSGLIPVDNDRDGAVDEDGYDDLDKDGNIVMMRRKNPNGRWKQDTKDPRKMVQVGPEEKGDYELLGLEGIDNDGDGLVNEDGYTFEYDPNRDWGWGWQPNYIQGGAYKYPFSLPENRAVMEFVMKHPNIAAAQSYHNSGGMILRGPGGQEDVGTYNATDVRIYDVLGKKGEELLPGYRYLVVYKDLYSAYGGELDWFYGGRGVYTFSNELWTSYLMFNKGSDDDDNSGVDPSYQFDRYLLFKDAFVEWHEYNHPQYGKIEIGGFKKNFGRMHPGFLMESDAHRNMSFSIFHCYQTPKLSIDSIAEKDLGDGLKEITAVISNERIIPTHASQDLKFKIERPDYISITGPKVLAGMVVENRDLNITTEQKTNPGTIEVANIPGQGTVTVRWIVQGSGKYTITVDSRKGGILSKTK from the coding sequence GCCATGAGCTGGAACCGCTACAATGACCATGCAGGCATTACCGATATCTGCAAAAAGATCGCTGCTGCACATCCGGACCTCTGCAAACTGGAATCTATTGGCAAATCATACCAGGGTCGTGATCTCTGGTGCCTTACGATCAGCGATTTCAAGAACGGAGGCGACGTAAGCCGCAAACCCGCCATGTACATTGATGGTAATATTCACTCCAATGAAGTACAGGGCAGTGAGTTTGCCTTATACACAGCCTGGTACCTGACGGAATCTTTCGGCGACACCAAATACATTCAGGAATTACTGGCGGATAAGACCTTCTATATTGTACCTACCATCAATCCCGATGCACGTGACAACTTCTTTCATGAAGCCAACAATGCCAGCTCTCCCCGCTCGGGCCTGATACCAGTAGACAATGACCGCGATGGCGCCGTGGATGAAGATGGCTATGATGACCTCGATAAAGACGGCAATATTGTGATGATGCGCCGCAAGAATCCCAATGGCCGCTGGAAACAGGATACCAAAGATCCCCGCAAAATGGTGCAGGTAGGCCCTGAAGAGAAAGGCGACTATGAATTGCTGGGACTGGAAGGTATCGACAACGATGGCGACGGACTGGTGAATGAAGACGGGTATACTTTTGAATATGACCCTAACCGCGACTGGGGATGGGGATGGCAGCCCAATTATATCCAGGGTGGCGCCTATAAATATCCTTTCTCCTTACCGGAGAACAGGGCGGTGATGGAATTTGTAATGAAGCATCCCAATATTGCAGCCGCGCAATCTTACCACAACTCCGGCGGTATGATCTTACGCGGCCCCGGCGGACAGGAAGATGTAGGCACCTATAATGCTACCGATGTACGTATTTATGATGTGCTGGGTAAGAAAGGGGAAGAATTATTACCCGGGTACCGCTACCTGGTGGTGTACAAAGACCTTTACTCTGCCTATGGCGGTGAGCTGGATTGGTTTTATGGAGGCCGCGGTGTATATACTTTCTCCAATGAACTGTGGACCTCTTACCTGATGTTCAACAAAGGCAGTGATGATGACGACAATTCAGGTGTTGACCCTTCCTATCAGTTTGACCGCTACCTCCTGTTCAAAGATGCTTTTGTAGAATGGCATGAATATAACCACCCGCAATACGGTAAGATTGAAATAGGCGGTTTCAAAAAGAACTTTGGCCGTATGCACCCGGGTTTCCTGATGGAAAGTGATGCCCACCGCAATATGTCGTTCAGCATATTCCATTGCTATCAAACGCCCAAACTTTCTATTGATTCCATTGCAGAAAAAGACCTGGGCGATGGGTTGAAGGAGATCACAGCAGTCATTTCCAATGAACGCATTATCCCCACCCATGCCAGCCAGGACCTGAAATTCAAGATCGAACGTCCGGACTATATTAGCATCACAGGCCCTAAAGTACTGGCCGGCATGGTAGTGGAAAACCGCGACCTGAATATCACCACTGAACAGAAAACCAATCCCGGTACTATTGAAGTGGCCAATATCCCCGGACAAGGCACCGTCACCGTTCGGTGGATTGTACAGGGAAGCGGTAAGTATACGATCACTGTGGATAGCCGCAAGGGTGGGATTCTCAGCAAGACGAAATAA
- a CDS encoding maleylpyruvate isomerase N-terminal domain-containing protein, whose protein sequence is MNTPIETIHLFPVLDQKLIELLRSLTPEEWNLPTVARLWTVKDVAAHLLDTHLRTLSIARDGYMGDPPGDIRSDKDLIGYLNRLNADWVSASKRISPAVLTDLLAVNCPAASAYMATLDPSEKAIFSVGWAGEEVSYNWFHIAREYTEKWHHQQQIREAVNKPGIMTQELYHPFLDTFMRALPFTYRHTGAPLGTVIQVTLTGIGGGHWYLVKNAQWELIAQPTDTPAAHTTIDGNVAWKLFSKSWRRKEVAAYVSVTGDQQLGEVVLDMVSVMA, encoded by the coding sequence ATGAACACTCCTATCGAAACCATACACCTGTTTCCCGTACTCGATCAAAAACTGATCGAACTGCTCCGTTCGTTAACACCGGAAGAATGGAATTTGCCCACCGTAGCCAGGTTATGGACAGTGAAGGATGTGGCAGCTCATTTGCTGGATACCCACCTGCGTACCTTGTCCATTGCCCGTGATGGTTATATGGGTGATCCGCCGGGCGATATCCGGTCCGACAAGGACCTGATCGGTTACCTCAACCGGCTCAATGCTGATTGGGTAAGCGCCAGCAAGCGGATCAGTCCGGCTGTGCTCACCGATCTGCTGGCAGTGAATTGCCCGGCTGCCAGTGCTTATATGGCTACCCTCGATCCATCGGAAAAGGCGATCTTTTCTGTGGGCTGGGCAGGAGAAGAAGTATCTTATAACTGGTTCCATATAGCCCGTGAATACACCGAGAAATGGCATCACCAGCAACAGATCCGGGAAGCAGTGAACAAGCCAGGTATTATGACGCAGGAGTTGTATCACCCTTTCCTGGATACCTTCATGCGGGCTTTGCCCTTCACCTATCGCCATACCGGGGCTCCCCTGGGCACCGTCATACAGGTTACCCTTACAGGGATTGGTGGCGGCCACTGGTACCTGGTGAAGAATGCTCAATGGGAACTGATCGCCCAACCTACAGATACGCCTGCGGCCCATACCACCATTGACGGCAATGTTGCCTGGAAATTGTTTTCCAAAAGCTGGCGCCGCAAGGAGGTAGCAGCCTATGTATCTGTTACAGGAGATCAGCAATTGGGTGAAGTAGTGCTGGATATGGTGTCGGTGATGGCGTAA